A window of the Candidatus Angelobacter sp. genome harbors these coding sequences:
- a CDS encoding adenylate/guanylate cyclase domain-containing protein, which translates to MVGFILVVDDNEMNRDMLCRRLERQGHTVLQAEDGRKALEILESVKVDLVLLDILMPELDGLQTLELLKANKSHRYTPVIMLSALDELDSVVRCIEIGAEDYLPKPFNPVLLNARINACLEKKRLRDQEQAYLEQLRAEREKSERLLLNILPKSIADRLKQGESTIADGFPDATVLFADLADFTRLSSQVPAAELVRMLNEIFSKFDWLAELHHLEKIKTIGDAYMVVGGLPTPRPDHAEAIAEMALDMLKVVTRLDSGDARRFGVRIGISSGPVVAGIIGSKKFIYDLWGDTVNIASRMESLGQLGAIQVSETTYEHLKDKYALERRGKIEVKGKGKMTTYFLNGRKQVSAT; encoded by the coding sequence CTGGTAGGATTCATTCTTGTGGTGGATGACAATGAGATGAACCGCGACATGCTTTGTCGCCGGCTCGAGCGTCAGGGTCATACCGTGCTCCAGGCAGAGGACGGCCGCAAGGCGCTGGAGATTCTGGAAAGCGTCAAGGTGGACCTCGTGCTCCTGGATATCCTCATGCCGGAGCTGGACGGGCTGCAGACACTGGAACTGCTCAAGGCAAACAAGTCACACCGCTATACGCCGGTGATCATGCTTTCTGCGCTGGATGAATTGGACAGTGTCGTGCGCTGCATCGAAATTGGCGCGGAAGACTATCTGCCCAAGCCATTCAATCCCGTGCTGCTCAACGCGCGCATCAACGCCTGTCTGGAAAAGAAGCGTCTGCGGGACCAGGAACAGGCCTATCTGGAGCAATTGCGGGCCGAACGGGAGAAATCCGAGCGCTTGTTACTGAACATCCTTCCCAAGTCCATCGCGGACCGCCTCAAACAGGGGGAAAGCACGATTGCCGACGGATTCCCCGATGCCACGGTACTGTTCGCCGACCTGGCCGATTTTACCCGGCTATCATCGCAGGTCCCCGCCGCCGAATTGGTAAGAATGTTGAATGAAATTTTTTCAAAGTTCGACTGGCTTGCGGAATTACATCATCTGGAAAAAATCAAAACGATTGGTGACGCATACATGGTCGTCGGTGGTCTCCCAACACCTCGGCCCGACCATGCTGAAGCCATCGCCGAAATGGCACTCGACATGTTAAAGGTTGTGACGCGTCTGGACTCAGGCGACGCCAGACGTTTCGGCGTTCGCATTGGGATCAGCAGCGGGCCCGTGGTCGCCGGGATCATCGGCAGCAAGAAATTCATTTACGATCTGTGGGGCGACACGGTCAACATCGCAAGCCGCATGGAGTCCCTGGGTCAGCTCGGCGCCATCCAGGTTTCGGAGACGACGTACGAGCATCTCAAGGACAAATACGCGCTCGAACGTCGCGGAAAAATCGAAGTAAAAGGGAAGGGGAAAATGACGACCTACTTCCTCAACGGTCGAAAACAGGTTTCGGCCACGTAA
- a CDS encoding ABC transporter permease, which yields MSLPTRFKTINVARLLNSIGPVFGLLLVIGLFSLNSEVRSHFFSGTNCKVILLQTVIVAIGALGMTMIIVSGGIDLSVGSVVALASVVGATTLVNGHSPALAIALTLGVGAAVGLVNGLIIAGFNMMPFIVTLGMMGVARGAAKWLAGNQTVNAPKSSINSLMDMLDPLHFFPLPVGVWIAAALAVAMAVVMQRTIFGRYLFAIGSNEATARLCGIRVGLMKVATYALAGIFFGLSGLMQMSRLTQGDPTVAIGLELDVIAAVVIGGASLNGGTGSISGSIIGALIMAVLKSGSQQMNWPNYVQEIIIGIVIILAVGLDKFRQRKSTS from the coding sequence ATGAGTCTCCCGACCAGATTCAAGACCATCAACGTCGCGCGCCTCCTCAACTCGATCGGGCCCGTGTTCGGACTGCTTCTGGTAATCGGCCTGTTTTCGCTCAACTCAGAGGTGCGCTCGCACTTTTTCTCGGGTACCAATTGCAAGGTAATCCTCCTGCAAACGGTGATTGTGGCCATCGGCGCTCTGGGGATGACCATGATCATCGTGAGCGGCGGAATCGACCTGAGCGTTGGTTCGGTCGTGGCCCTGGCCAGCGTCGTCGGCGCCACCACACTGGTGAACGGACACTCGCCTGCGCTCGCCATTGCGCTCACTCTCGGGGTCGGAGCCGCTGTCGGATTGGTCAACGGGCTGATCATCGCCGGTTTTAACATGATGCCGTTTATCGTGACCCTGGGAATGATGGGTGTGGCCCGTGGCGCCGCCAAATGGCTCGCCGGCAACCAGACGGTCAACGCGCCCAAGTCGTCCATCAACAGCCTGATGGACATGCTTGATCCGCTTCATTTTTTCCCTTTGCCAGTTGGAGTCTGGATCGCCGCTGCCCTGGCGGTCGCGATGGCCGTCGTGATGCAACGGACGATCTTCGGACGCTATCTGTTTGCGATCGGATCGAACGAGGCCACTGCGCGCTTGTGCGGAATCCGCGTCGGGCTGATGAAGGTCGCGACCTATGCCTTGGCGGGGATTTTTTTCGGCTTATCGGGATTGATGCAAATGTCACGGCTGACCCAGGGAGACCCGACAGTGGCAATCGGACTGGAACTGGACGTCATTGCCGCCGTGGTCATCGGCGGCGCCAGTTTGAACGGCGGGACCGGCAGCATCTCCGGTTCAATCATTGGGGCCCTCATCATGGCGGTGTTGAAAAGTGGCTCGCAGCAGATGAACTGGCCCAACTACGTCCAGGAAATAATCATCGGTATTGTCATCATCCTCGCGGTTGGCCTGGACAAGTTTCGCCAACGCAAATCCACCTCCTGA
- a CDS encoding response regulator — translation MAKILLVEDNEMNRDMLSRRLERRGYEVIIAEDGAAGVAKAKSESPNLILMDMSLPILDGWEATRQVKAAPESKSIPVIALTAHAMAGDEEKALAAGCDDYETKPVDLPKLLAKIDALLQSKGSS, via the coding sequence ATGGCTAAGATACTATTGGTCGAGGACAACGAAATGAACCGCGACATGCTCTCCCGGCGATTGGAGCGGCGGGGCTATGAGGTGATCATTGCCGAGGACGGCGCGGCCGGGGTGGCGAAGGCAAAATCCGAAAGCCCAAACCTTATTCTTATGGACATGAGTCTGCCGATCCTGGACGGCTGGGAAGCGACGCGCCAGGTGAAGGCCGCCCCTGAGAGCAAGAGCATACCCGTCATCGCCTTGACGGCCCACGCAATGGCAGGCGACGAGGAAAAGGCGCTTGCCGCCGGCTGTGACGATTACGAGACGAAGCCGGTGGATCTGCCGAAGTTGCTGGCAAAAATCGACGCCCTGTTGCAGAGTAAGGGCTCATCGTGA